The region TGTATTTTTATATAACAAAGGTAGAACAGTTAAGAATCAGAAACATTGATCTGTGGTAAGTAGTTTGCTGCTTTAATCCTCTTTGGGTTTCATGTTTTTTCCATCCGAAATGTGGAGTCTTCGGAAAATAAATCCCGAAATAATAGTAAGAATTCCAACAGTAAGAAAAGTATACCGGAATGCATTGTGGATTTCCCCTTTAATGAGGTCTGTGTTTTCGAATATTTTTAGAACAATTAATCCGAAAGCAATTCCAAAACCGATAGCTAGCTGTTGATTAACAGATAATAAAGAATTTCCGCTGCTGGTTTGGAAGTTCCTTAAATCGGCAATAGAAATGGTGTTCATAGAAGTGAACTGAATAGAATTGAAAAAACCTAATACTGAAATGATCGGAATAAACCAGTACAAGGAAGTATTGATGTCCGGAATGGCAAGTAGACAGATTAATGTTCCGATGATAAAAGTATTCGTCATCAAGGTCTGTCTGTATCCGAATTTATCTAAAATTTTAATAACATATGATTTTCCGAATATAGCAGTGATAGCCATTGGAGCAATGATCCATCCGGAAGTTACTGCCGATTGTTTGTAGGCAATCTGTATCATTAAAGGCAATAGTAAAGGAATCGAGCTAATTCCTAGTCTTGTTGCCAGATTTCCAATGATTCCTACACGGAAAGTTCTCACCTGGAATAAATTTAACGGGAAAATAGGACTGTCATCTCTTTTTGCATGTCTGTAATAATAGTACATACACAGAAATCCCAAAATAAAAATAATTAAAACCGG is a window of Candidatus Chryseobacterium colombiense DNA encoding:
- a CDS encoding MFS transporter, with the translated sequence MSEVISQPNSIKKILPLILATAIFMQMLDSTILNTSLPSIAKDLHESPLNMQNAIISYVLTLAVFMPASGFLADRFGTKKVFIFSLVLFSLGSLFCAFSQNLTHLVISRVIQGVGGSLMTPVGKLALIKTFDKNELLKAMNFAIIPALIGPVLGPLVGGYMVDYLSWHWIFLINIPIGVLGIILGLKFMPNYTSKDVDFDLKGFLIFAAASLLLSISLELFGDMQNTTPVLIIFILGFLCMYYYYRHAKRDDSPIFPLNLFQVRTFRVGIIGNLATRLGISSIPLLLPLMIQIAYKQSAVTSGWIIAPMAITAIFGKSYVIKILDKFGYRQTLMTNTFIIGTLICLLAIPDINTSLYWFIPIISVLGFFNSIQFTSMNTISIADLRNFQTSSGNSLLSVNQQLAIGFGIAFGLIVLKIFENTDLIKGEIHNAFRYTFLTVGILTIISGFIFRRLHISDGKNMKPKED